From the Oceanococcus atlanticus genome, the window CGCCTTTGACAATGCCGATGCCACAAGGCCTGGGGGTACAGCAATAACACCCAACCCGATCATTAAAACCAAAAACGTGAAGGTTCGTCCGCCTGCGGTGATTGGGTAAATATCACCATAGCCTACCGTCGTCAGTGTTGTAGTGGCCCACCAGATGCTGTGCAGGATGGACTTAAAGTGCTCCGGCTGAGCTTGATGCTCAAAGTAGTAAATGCCGAACGCCGCCAAGTACAGCAAAATGGCTGTTGTGATGAAGAAGAGTACCAACTCCTCTTTGGCAAGAACTAGCGCGCGATGAAACCTCTGCATTGCACGGTTGTATCGTGTGAGCTTAAGAATGCGAAATACGCGAAAAATACGAAACGCACGGAGCCCTCTGAGATCGAAGCCCAACGCCAAATAGAACGGAACTATCGCCAGTAGGTCGATGATTCCGTAGAAACTAAAG encodes:
- a CDS encoding ion transporter — translated: MSIADVVQRADTRAGRAFDLCIIVLIVLSIVSLTIETLPGIAPSFRAALQLSEIVITVLFTAEYFLRVYTAPSKLGYIFSFYGIIDLLAIVPFYLALGFDLRGLRAFRIFRVFRILKLTRYNRAMQRFHRALVLAKEELVLFFITTAILLYLAAFGIYYFEHQAQPEHFKSILHSIWWATTTLTTVGYGDIYPITAGGRTFTFLVLMIGLGVIAVPPGLVASALSKAREQEIGADET